A portion of the Luxibacter massiliensis genome contains these proteins:
- the greA gene encoding transcription elongation factor GreA, protein MAEAKKRLLTYAGLKALEDELENLKVVKRKEVAGKIKEAREQGDLSENAEYDAAKDEQRDIEARIEELEGILKNAEVVVEDEVDLDKINVGCTVKVFDVTFDEEMEFKIVGSTEANSLEGKISNESPVGQALLGKKAGDLVDVETQAGQIQYKVLEISRSM, encoded by the coding sequence ATGGCAGAAGCAAAGAAGAGATTACTTACTTATGCAGGTTTAAAGGCTCTTGAGGATGAGCTTGAAAACCTGAAAGTAGTCAAAAGAAAAGAAGTTGCAGGTAAAATTAAAGAGGCACGGGAGCAGGGGGACTTGTCTGAAAATGCTGAGTATGATGCAGCTAAAGATGAGCAGCGCGATATTGAAGCCCGCATAGAGGAACTGGAAGGCATTTTGAAGAATGCCGAAGTAGTTGTGGAGGACGAGGTTGACCTTGATAAAATCAATGTAGGCTGTACAGTAAAGGTATTTGATGTTACGTTTGACGAGGAGATGGAGTTTAAAATTGTAGGGTCAACAGAAGCAAACAGCCTGGAAGGGAAGATTTCCAACGAGTCACCTGTAGGACAGGCGCTGTTGGGAAAAAAGGCAGGCGATTTGGTAGATGTTGAAACACAGGCAGGCCAGATTCAATATAAAGTATTAGAGATCAGCCGCTCAATGTAA
- the dusB gene encoding tRNA dihydrouridine synthase DusB produces MKYLKIGNVQFENSYILGPMAGVTDLPFRLLCREQGAGLVCMEMVSAKGILYNNKNTEGLLEIHPKEMPVSLQLFGSDPKIISEMARRIEDRPFALLDINMGCPVPKVVRNGEGSALMKNPRLVYEVVSAVVKAIHKPVTVKIRKGFDDGHVNAVEIAKIIEEAGASALAVHGRTREQYYSGKADWDIIRKVKEAVTIPVIGNGDVTSGEKAVAIQKETGCDGVMIARGAQGNPWIFSELISYEKTGSMPPRPDIGQIRETMLRHARLQMEYKGDYLGIREMRKHVAWYTKGLHGAARLRDEINRVESYEELENILTSL; encoded by the coding sequence ATGAAGTATTTGAAAATTGGCAATGTTCAGTTTGAAAACTCTTATATATTAGGACCTATGGCAGGGGTAACAGACCTGCCATTTCGCTTGCTTTGCAGGGAACAGGGAGCCGGCCTGGTATGTATGGAAATGGTAAGTGCAAAAGGGATTTTGTATAATAACAAAAATACAGAAGGCCTTTTGGAGATACACCCAAAGGAGATGCCTGTATCCCTTCAACTATTTGGGTCAGATCCCAAAATTATCAGTGAGATGGCTCGGCGTATAGAGGACAGGCCATTTGCATTATTGGATATAAATATGGGATGCCCGGTTCCTAAAGTAGTTCGGAATGGGGAAGGGTCTGCGCTTATGAAAAATCCGAGATTGGTGTATGAGGTTGTGTCTGCGGTAGTAAAGGCAATCCATAAACCTGTTACGGTGAAAATACGGAAAGGGTTTGATGATGGACATGTAAATGCTGTGGAAATCGCAAAAATTATAGAGGAGGCGGGTGCGTCAGCATTAGCTGTCCATGGCAGGACTAGGGAACAGTATTATTCAGGTAAGGCAGATTGGGATATTATCCGCAAGGTCAAGGAGGCCGTTACTATCCCGGTTATTGGAAACGGAGATGTGACTTCAGGAGAAAAGGCAGTTGCCATACAAAAGGAAACAGGCTGTGACGGCGTTATGATAGCGAGAGGGGCCCAGGGTAACCCGTGGATATTTTCAGAGCTTATATCATATGAAAAGACAGGCAGCATGCCCCCACGGCCGGATATTGGCCAGATCAGAGAAACTATGCTTAGGCATGCCAGGCTCCAGATGGAATATAAGGGAGATTATCTGGGAATCAGGGAAATGCGCAAGCATGTTGCATGGTATACGAAAGGCCTTCATGGGGCGGCCAGGCTCAGGGATGAGATTAATAGGGTGGAGTCTTATGAAGAGCTGGAAAATATCTTGACATCATTATAG
- a CDS encoding type III pantothenate kinase produces MLLTIDVGNTNITLGVFENESLSGTFRMTTKQPRTSDEYGFTICGILEHRDIGPQDIHAVIVASVVPDIMHSLTNGIIKYLKVNPLVVSAGIKTGIRIVTENPKEIGPDRIVDAVAGYELYGGPVIVVDFGTATTYDLIGPGGTFEAGITAPGIETAGRSLWGGAAMLPAIEIKKPATILAKETITSMQAGLVYGAIGQTEYIIKKMKEESGYREAMVVATGGLGKIIARETDCINEYKPDLTLDGLRLIYNKNRK; encoded by the coding sequence ATGTTACTGACAATTGATGTTGGGAATACAAATATTACACTAGGGGTTTTTGAAAATGAGAGTTTGTCAGGGACTTTCAGGATGACGACAAAACAGCCGCGTACTTCGGATGAATATGGATTTACGATCTGTGGGATCTTAGAGCACCGGGACATTGGCCCCCAGGATATCCACGCAGTCATTGTGGCATCGGTGGTTCCTGATATTATGCATTCGCTCACCAATGGCATTATAAAATATTTGAAGGTCAACCCTCTTGTTGTTTCCGCAGGGATTAAGACAGGCATCCGGATTGTGACAGAGAATCCAAAAGAAATTGGGCCGGACCGCATTGTAGATGCTGTGGCGGGATATGAATTATATGGAGGGCCGGTGATTGTTGTGGATTTCGGGACAGCTACAACATATGACCTAATCGGCCCTGGCGGGACCTTTGAGGCCGGGATTACTGCGCCGGGGATAGAGACTGCGGGCCGTTCGCTGTGGGGAGGGGCCGCCATGCTTCCGGCGATAGAGATTAAAAAGCCGGCTACTATACTGGCCAAGGAAACAATCACCAGTATGCAGGCGGGACTGGTCTATGGCGCTATTGGCCAGACCGAATATATTATTAAAAAAATGAAGGAGGAGTCCGGCTACAGAGAGGCTATGGTGGTAGCTACCGGAGGACTGGGAAAGATTATCGCTAGAGAAACTGACTGTATCAATGAATATAAGCCGGACCTGACTCTTGACGGACTTCGTTTGATATATAATAAAAATAGGAAATAG
- a CDS encoding DUF6145 family protein produces MEEEVILCAASSYERKFYLNPEFESLPETIRQELQIMCVLFTEDVGGILTVVYDGEGNLELRVEHQENDFAFDEIGSVLKIKELQRTKAETFESLELFYKIFYLGEKIDVTDN; encoded by the coding sequence ATGGAAGAAGAGGTTATACTTTGTGCCGCCAGTTCTTATGAGCGTAAATTTTATCTGAATCCGGAGTTTGAGTCTCTTCCAGAGACAATCCGGCAGGAACTGCAGATCATGTGCGTCCTGTTCACGGAGGACGTGGGAGGGATCCTGACGGTTGTTTATGACGGGGAAGGTAATCTGGAGCTGCGTGTAGAACATCAGGAGAATGATTTTGCTTTTGATGAGATAGGCAGTGTCCTTAAAATAAAAGAGCTGCAGCGCACGAAAGCTGAGACTTTTGAATCTCTTGAGTTGTTTTATAAAATATTTTATTTGGGGGAAAAGATAGATGTTACTGACAATTGA